A DNA window from Flavisolibacter ginsenosidimutans contains the following coding sequences:
- a CDS encoding MFS transporter has protein sequence MKIINRTVLVLSFVSLFADVASEMLYPIIPVYLKEIGFSVLLIGVLEGMANFTAAISKGYFGKRSDESGLRLPFVKLGYFFSAVSKPMMAAFTYPLWIFFSRAVDRLGKGLRTAARDALLSQNATPQTKARVFGFHRAMDTFGAAIGPALALLLFVLYPKNYALIFLLAGIPGLLSVALVFLLKEKRQPSSTLNEGGFFSFFGYWRIASSPYKKLVVGLLVLSLVNSSDVFLLLKTKEVTGDDRLAIGAYIFYNVVFALVAYPLGVLADRTKIRNVFLAGILLFSTVYFLFAASPSTPVIFLAFFLYGIYAAAVEGLAKAWITNLSHNRNTATAVGFYTSCESLCTLLASVVTGLLWQRFGSGLAFYVTAVVALSVSLYFLLVIRSPAKES, from the coding sequence GTGAAGATCATCAACCGAACGGTGCTCGTCCTCTCCTTTGTTTCGCTGTTTGCCGATGTGGCCAGTGAAATGCTTTACCCCATCATCCCGGTGTATTTAAAAGAAATCGGCTTTTCGGTTTTGCTGATTGGTGTGCTGGAAGGCATGGCCAATTTTACAGCCGCCATCAGCAAAGGTTATTTTGGCAAACGCAGCGACGAAAGCGGCTTGCGGCTGCCTTTTGTAAAGCTGGGGTATTTTTTCAGTGCGGTTTCCAAGCCCATGATGGCGGCGTTCACCTATCCGCTGTGGATCTTCTTTTCGCGTGCCGTTGACCGCTTGGGCAAAGGACTTCGCACGGCGGCAAGAGATGCGCTGCTTTCACAAAATGCCACGCCGCAAACCAAGGCGAGGGTGTTTGGCTTTCACCGAGCGATGGATACGTTTGGCGCAGCCATTGGCCCTGCGCTGGCGCTGTTGTTGTTTGTTCTTTATCCAAAAAATTATGCGCTTATCTTTTTGCTTGCGGGCATTCCGGGCCTTTTGTCCGTTGCGCTTGTTTTTCTGCTGAAAGAAAAAAGACAGCCTTCCTCTACGCTGAATGAAGGCGGCTTTTTTTCTTTTTTTGGTTACTGGCGCATTGCATCATCACCGTATAAAAAACTGGTGGTGGGATTGCTTGTGTTGTCGCTTGTAAACAGTTCGGACGTTTTTCTTTTGCTGAAAACAAAAGAAGTAACCGGCGACGACCGGCTGGCCATTGGCGCTTATATTTTTTACAACGTGGTATTTGCGTTGGTGGCTTATCCGCTTGGTGTACTGGCCGACAGGACCAAGATCCGCAATGTTTTTTTAGCCGGCATATTGCTGTTTTCTACCGTTTATTTTTTATTTGCCGCTTCACCATCAACGCCGGTAATCTTTCTTGCCTTTTTCCTGTACGGCATTTACGCCGCCGCGGTGGAAGGCCTCGCCAAAGCCTGGATCACCAATCTCTCGCACAACCGCAACACGGCCACGGCAGTTGGCTTTTATACCTCTTGCGAAAGCCTTTGCACGCTGCTGGCCAGCGTGGTTACCGGATTGCTCTGGCAGCGTTTCGGCAGCGGTCTGGCTTTTTATGTAACGGCGGTTGTAGCCCTGTCGGTGTCCCTTTATTTTCTGTTGGTTATTCGTTCGCCAGCAAAAGAAAGCTAA
- a CDS encoding ComEC/Rec2 family competence protein — protein sequence MAARLWHKAPFVRLLTATAVGIVLQWNVQLSLSVLLLCFGVCFLFAGLYSFTGIRKRYQLSAVNGTALCLLFVAGGGLLVWQQDVRNNKHWIGCEYKAGNGITVKLEEPLVEKANSYKALASFESLNDSSSAKPVKGNVILYFKKDSLPPSLQYGSRILFNRPLQEIKNAGNPGSFDYKTYCLFNGITHQVYLSGDDFVLLPGTDKSVFTEAVFACREWVVGVMKKYIPGEKEQGLAEALLIGYKDDLDKNLVQAYSNTGVVHIIAISGLHLGLIYWLLMLLTKPLKRAKKLVAVRLLLVIASLWLFSILAGAQPSVLRSAVMFSLIAAGELALRRTNFFNTLAFSALVLLCINPFWLWDVGFQLSYTAVLSIVLFFQPVYNWFHLTNKAVDFFWKLTAVTISAQVLTIPISVYHFHQMPLLFLFTNFIAVPLSSLVVLGEILLCAVSFFTPLAALVGAALHHLIYWMNSYIERLNNVPFSVWNGLSINLVQTLLLLIFVVAICYWLMEKQRRLAWTALSSFAVFMLIRTVSFSEAERQQKLVVYNVPKHTAIDVINGRNYAFLGDTSLLYDDFARNFHLQPSRILHRVSAQKSDADTKSFLLNGKQVVVMNETMPLVTANPKLTVDVLILSRNPKLYISKVLDAFVVKQIVIDGSVPAWKAALWKRDCDSLRIPCYNVSEDGAFVMNW from the coding sequence ATGGCTGCACGGCTTTGGCACAAAGCACCTTTTGTTCGATTGTTGACCGCAACGGCCGTTGGCATTGTGCTGCAATGGAACGTTCAGCTTTCGCTTTCCGTTTTGCTTCTTTGCTTTGGTGTGTGTTTTCTTTTCGCGGGGCTTTATTCGTTTACCGGCATCCGGAAACGCTATCAACTAAGTGCGGTGAACGGCACGGCTCTTTGTCTTTTGTTTGTGGCGGGCGGCGGTCTTTTGGTTTGGCAACAAGACGTTCGCAACAACAAGCACTGGATTGGCTGCGAATACAAAGCGGGTAATGGCATTACCGTAAAACTGGAAGAGCCGCTGGTAGAAAAAGCAAACTCGTACAAAGCCCTGGCAAGCTTCGAAAGCTTGAACGATTCTTCTTCCGCAAAACCGGTGAAAGGAAATGTAATTCTCTATTTTAAAAAAGATTCGCTTCCGCCATCGTTGCAATACGGCAGCCGCATCCTTTTCAACAGGCCCTTGCAGGAAATAAAAAACGCGGGCAATCCGGGCAGTTTCGATTACAAAACCTATTGCCTTTTCAACGGCATTACGCACCAGGTTTATTTGTCCGGCGATGATTTCGTTCTATTGCCCGGCACCGATAAAAGCGTCTTTACAGAAGCCGTTTTTGCCTGCCGCGAATGGGTGGTTGGCGTGATGAAAAAATACATTCCCGGCGAAAAAGAACAAGGCCTTGCCGAAGCCTTGTTGATTGGCTACAAAGATGACCTGGATAAAAATTTAGTGCAGGCATATTCCAACACCGGCGTGGTGCACATCATTGCGATTTCGGGCTTGCACCTCGGCTTGATTTATTGGCTGCTCATGTTGCTGACAAAGCCTTTGAAGCGGGCTAAAAAATTGGTTGCAGTTCGTTTGCTGCTGGTGATTGCCTCGCTTTGGCTGTTCAGCATTTTGGCCGGCGCACAGCCGTCGGTGCTTCGTTCGGCGGTGATGTTTAGTTTAATTGCGGCCGGTGAGCTGGCGCTGCGGCGAACGAATTTTTTCAACACCCTTGCGTTTTCGGCACTCGTTCTTCTTTGCATCAACCCCTTTTGGTTGTGGGACGTTGGCTTTCAGCTTTCGTACACAGCGGTGCTTAGCATTGTGCTTTTCTTTCAACCCGTTTACAATTGGTTTCATCTCACCAACAAAGCCGTTGATTTTTTCTGGAAGCTAACGGCCGTTACCATCTCGGCACAGGTGCTCACCATCCCCATCAGCGTTTATCATTTTCACCAAATGCCGCTGCTTTTTTTGTTTACCAATTTTATTGCTGTGCCCTTGAGCAGCCTTGTTGTACTTGGAGAGATCTTGCTTTGCGCGGTGTCTTTTTTTACACCGCTTGCAGCGCTTGTTGGCGCTGCTTTGCACCACCTTATTTACTGGATGAACAGTTACATTGAACGGTTAAACAACGTTCCTTTTTCTGTATGGAACGGGCTTTCCATCAATCTTGTTCAAACGCTGTTGCTGTTGATTTTTGTGGTGGCAATTTGTTATTGGCTGATGGAAAAACAACGCCGCTTGGCGTGGACGGCACTATCTTCTTTTGCCGTTTTCATGTTGATAAGAACGGTTTCTTTTAGCGAAGCAGAGCGGCAACAAAAGCTTGTTGTTTACAACGTGCCAAAGCACACGGCCATTGACGTGATCAACGGGAGAAATTATGCTTTTCTCGGCGACACGTCCTTGCTTTACGACGACTTTGCACGAAACTTTCACTTGCAACCTTCGCGCATTTTGCACCGCGTATCTGCACAAAAATCGGATGCCGATACAAAAAGTTTTTTGCTGAACGGCAAGCAGGTTGTGGTGATGAATGAAACGATGCCTTTGGTAACCGCCAATCCAAAACTTACCGTTGATGTGTTGATCCTCTCCAGAAATCCCAAGCTCTATATTTCAAAGGTTCTTGATGCTTTTGTGGTGAAACAGATTGTGATTGATGGCTCGGTGCCGGCGTGGAAAGCCGCACTGTGGAAACGGGATTGCGATTCGCTGCGCATTCCCTGTTACAACGTAAGCGAAGACGGCGCTTTTGTAATGAACTGGTAG
- a CDS encoding aldehyde dehydrogenase yields the protein MESSIQPLQKMRRYFESGATQPYAFRKQMLEALRNAITQYEDELMQALYADLKKNKEESWVTEIGFVQAEIRHALKHVHRWMKPQKVATNLLNFPGKSFVYKEPLGVVLIIGPWNYPLQLLFAPLVGAIAAGNCVVLKPSEFATATAAVMKRLIKQIFAPEYILCVEGEGAQVVPDLMNNFRFDHVFYTGSTAVGKAVYEMAAKQLVPVTLELGGKSPCVVESDADLKVAARRIALTKFSNAGQMCVAPDYVLVHRSAKDVFVRELISAIKRFFSEEPSSNYNYGKIINERAFNRLIKYMEQGRVIYGGKTDMSLHYIEPTLLDDVPLDATVMGEEIFGPVLTVLSFENFDEAKSIINRNSNPLAFYVFTSNKEKEERWLREVPFGGGCVNNASWHLTNFNLPFGGRGASGIGAYHGEYSFAVFSHQKAVMKTPTWFDPAVKYPPFEGKLKLFKKIIR from the coding sequence ATGGAATCTTCCATTCAACCGCTGCAAAAGATGCGTCGTTATTTTGAAAGCGGCGCCACGCAACCGTATGCTTTTCGCAAACAAATGCTGGAGGCTTTGCGCAACGCAATTACACAGTACGAAGACGAATTGATGCAGGCACTTTACGCCGATTTGAAAAAGAACAAAGAAGAAAGCTGGGTGACGGAAATTGGTTTTGTGCAAGCTGAAATACGGCACGCTTTAAAGCACGTGCACCGTTGGATGAAACCGCAAAAAGTTGCGACCAACCTGTTGAATTTTCCGGGCAAAAGTTTTGTGTACAAAGAGCCGCTGGGCGTTGTGCTCATCATCGGTCCGTGGAATTATCCGCTGCAACTTTTATTTGCGCCGCTCGTTGGCGCCATCGCTGCGGGCAACTGCGTGGTGCTAAAGCCAAGCGAGTTTGCAACGGCCACCGCCGCAGTGATGAAAAGGCTCATTAAGCAAATTTTTGCGCCCGAATACATTTTATGCGTGGAAGGCGAAGGTGCGCAAGTGGTACCGGACCTGATGAACAATTTCCGTTTCGACCACGTTTTTTATACCGGAAGTACAGCGGTTGGCAAAGCGGTTTATGAAATGGCTGCCAAACAACTTGTACCGGTAACGTTAGAGCTTGGCGGCAAAAGCCCCTGTGTGGTAGAAAGCGATGCGGACCTGAAAGTGGCTGCGCGGCGCATTGCTCTCACCAAATTTTCCAACGCGGGCCAGATGTGCGTAGCGCCGGATTATGTACTGGTTCACCGTTCGGCGAAAGATGTTTTTGTGAGAGAACTGATTTCGGCCATCAAAAGATTTTTCAGCGAAGAGCCGTCTTCCAATTACAACTACGGAAAAATTATCAACGAAAGAGCCTTCAATCGTTTAATAAAATACATGGAACAAGGCCGAGTGATTTACGGCGGCAAAACCGATATGTCTCTGCACTACATCGAACCGACCTTGCTGGATGACGTACCGCTTGACGCTACGGTGATGGGCGAAGAAATTTTTGGACCTGTATTGACTGTTCTTTCTTTTGAAAATTTTGACGAAGCCAAGAGCATCATCAACCGCAACTCTAACCCGCTTGCGTTTTACGTGTTCACAAGCAACAAGGAAAAAGAAGAACGCTGGCTGCGCGAAGTTCCGTTTGGCGGCGGCTGCGTCAACAACGCATCCTGGCACCTCACCAATTTTAATCTGCCTTTTGGCGGAAGAGGGGCCAGCGGCATTGGCGCTTATCATGGCGAATATTCCTTTGCTGTTTTCAGCCATCAAAAAGCGGTGATGAAAACACCCACATGGTTTGATCCGGCCGTGAAATATCCGCCCTTTGAAGGCAAGTTGAAATTGTTTAAAAAGATTATCCGCTAA
- the corA gene encoding magnesium/cobalt transporter CorA: MKAKHYIRYLVPTTLFGTQRTKKIVDVNPTVETRRQDAKQSFVTVYDYNADGFTEDHLKTVEESFQYLENKHISWINIDGIVRADVENLAAHFGIHPLLTEDILSVAQRPKTDEVEGIFYCLLYMLYYNHKHDAVETEQISIVLGKNFVITFQEDPERDVFNPIREKLKMHNSKLRQRGADYLCYSMLDLIVDNYFLVMERLGERIEAVEEEVIRNSNTITLAKINQLRKELIILKRNIGPVRDMVAAIIRSESELLDDRTTKYFKDVYDHIVQAYDLSENYRDVMISMQDLYINNVNLRMNEVMKVMAIVTCLLAPATVIGGIFGMNFESIPLLHNKWGFMVAVGAMLLIPVWMLRMFRKRGWF, encoded by the coding sequence GTGAAAGCAAAGCACTACATCCGCTACCTCGTGCCGACAACTTTGTTTGGCACGCAGCGAACCAAGAAAATTGTGGACGTTAATCCTACTGTTGAAACGCGCCGGCAAGATGCAAAGCAAAGCTTTGTAACCGTTTACGATTACAACGCGGATGGCTTTACCGAGGACCACTTAAAGACGGTAGAGGAAAGCTTTCAGTACCTTGAAAACAAGCATATCAGTTGGATCAACATTGACGGCATTGTTCGCGCCGACGTAGAAAATCTGGCCGCACACTTCGGCATTCACCCGCTTTTGACCGAAGACATTTTAAGCGTGGCGCAACGCCCCAAAACCGACGAAGTGGAAGGCATCTTTTACTGCCTGCTCTACATGCTTTATTACAACCACAAACACGACGCGGTGGAGACCGAACAAATCTCCATCGTGCTTGGAAAAAATTTCGTCATCACCTTTCAGGAAGATCCCGAACGCGACGTGTTCAATCCCATTCGCGAAAAACTGAAGATGCACAACAGCAAGCTTCGGCAGCGCGGCGCTGATTATCTCTGTTACTCCATGCTCGACCTCATTGTTGACAATTATTTCCTGGTGATGGAACGCCTCGGCGAACGCATCGAAGCGGTAGAAGAAGAAGTGATCCGGAACAGCAACACCATTACGTTGGCAAAGATCAACCAACTGCGCAAAGAGCTGATTATTCTCAAGCGCAACATCGGCCCCGTACGCGACATGGTAGCCGCCATCATTCGCAGCGAGAGCGAATTGCTTGACGACCGTACCACCAAATATTTCAAAGACGTTTACGACCACATTGTGCAGGCCTACGACCTCAGCGAAAACTACCGCGACGTGATGATTTCGATGCAAGACCTCTACATCAACAACGTAAACCTGCGCATGAACGAAGTAATGAAAGTGATGGCCATCGTTACCTGCCTGCTTGCACCCGCAACCGTTATCGGCGGCATCTTCGGCATGAACTTCGAAAGCATTCCGCTGCTGCACAACAAATGGGGTTTTATGGTAGCCGTGGGTGCCATGTTGTTGATACCGGTTTGGATGCTGCGCATGTTTCGGAAGCGAGGGTGGTTTTAA
- a CDS encoding DUF983 domain-containing protein yields the protein MCATVKDEKPNLILSVLRCKCPRCRRGDMFREKNPYKLKTFMKMNERCPVCGQPLDMEPGFYFGTNMVSYALAVLFSALTLVLWALTIGLSTTDSRFFWWMGINAALLVLLQPVLMRLSRAVWIVFFIPYSANWKEGDVIEPERVNKEQAGNW from the coding sequence ATGTGTGCAACAGTCAAAGATGAAAAACCCAATCTTATTTTAAGCGTCCTTCGTTGCAAATGTCCGCGTTGCCGAAGGGGCGATATGTTCCGGGAAAAAAATCCGTACAAGCTGAAAACCTTTATGAAGATGAACGAACGCTGCCCGGTGTGCGGCCAGCCCTTGGACATGGAGCCGGGTTTTTATTTTGGTACCAACATGGTAAGCTATGCGCTGGCGGTTTTGTTTTCCGCACTAACGTTGGTGCTTTGGGCATTAACCATTGGCTTGTCAACAACTGATTCACGTTTTTTTTGGTGGATGGGCATTAACGCGGCCTTGCTTGTATTGTTGCAGCCCGTGCTCATGCGTCTTTCCCGCGCCGTGTGGATTGTGTTTTTCATTCCGTACAGCGCTAATTGGAAAGAAGGCGATGTGATAGAACCGGAACGGGTAAACAAGGAGCAGGCCGGAAACTGGTAA
- a CDS encoding GNAT family N-acetyltransferase produces the protein MNVTLRTATKEDAELIADISRQTFYDTFAADNSEEDMQKFLSEQFTRGRLMLEVGAAENSFLLAYCEDKLAGYAKLRDARVPVALKNVPSLEIARLYVLQEFLGKGIGALLMRACLETAREKQKTVAWLGVWEKNKRAIHFYSRWGFQKFGEWDFLLGNDLQRDWLMKKELA, from the coding sequence ATGAACGTTACGCTTCGCACGGCCACGAAAGAAGACGCCGAACTGATTGCCGACATCAGCCGACAAACCTTTTACGACACGTTTGCCGCCGACAATTCCGAAGAAGACATGCAAAAATTCCTGAGTGAACAATTCACCAGGGGAAGACTGATGTTGGAAGTAGGCGCGGCGGAAAACAGTTTTCTTCTGGCGTATTGCGAAGACAAGCTCGCCGGTTACGCAAAGCTGCGCGATGCAAGAGTGCCGGTAGCTTTGAAAAATGTTCCCTCGCTTGAGATTGCCCGCCTCTACGTATTGCAGGAATTTTTGGGCAAAGGCATTGGCGCCCTGTTAATGAGGGCTTGCCTTGAAACAGCCCGCGAAAAACAAAAGACGGTAGCCTGGCTGGGCGTGTGGGAAAAGAACAAGCGAGCCATCCATTTTTACAGCCGCTGGGGCTTTCAAAAATTTGGCGAATGGGATTTTCTTTTGGGCAATGATTTGCAGCGCGACTGGCTGATGAAGAAAGAACTCGCCTGA
- a CDS encoding fumarylacetoacetate hydrolase family protein, protein MKLVSYLKEEHDALAVLVDGLLYDMEYLHPDLPNTMSMFLNYWEDSVAFAQEGVRMIEEGRIAQGKGIPVESVQVLAPVPFPSSCRDAYAFRQHVEAARRNRKVPMIPEFDQYPVFYFTNHHGVKGPGEVLCMPDHFEKLDFELEAAIVICKHGRNIKAEEADEYIGGLMIMNDLSARTLQMQEMLLNLGPAKGKDFATTVGPWLVTLDELEEFETAAKEGHVGKAWNLKMTCTVNGVQVSEGNLGDMDWTFAEIIERASYGVDLYPGDIIGSGTVGTGCFLELNGTGKLNDENYQEQWLKEGDVVELEIDALGTLSNIIVAEESDWRIISEP, encoded by the coding sequence ATGAAACTGGTTTCTTACCTCAAAGAAGAACACGATGCGCTTGCGGTTTTGGTGGACGGATTGCTGTACGACATGGAATATTTGCACCCTGATTTGCCCAACACGATGAGCATGTTTTTAAATTATTGGGAAGACTCGGTTGCCTTTGCGCAGGAAGGTGTGCGAATGATTGAAGAAGGCCGCATTGCACAAGGCAAAGGCATCCCGGTTGAAAGCGTTCAGGTGCTGGCACCCGTTCCTTTTCCTTCATCGTGCAGAGATGCCTATGCCTTTCGCCAGCACGTGGAAGCGGCGCGGCGAAACCGCAAAGTGCCCATGATTCCGGAGTTTGATCAATACCCCGTTTTTTATTTCACCAATCACCACGGCGTGAAAGGGCCGGGCGAAGTTTTGTGCATGCCCGATCATTTTGAAAAGCTCGACTTCGAACTGGAAGCCGCGATTGTGATTTGCAAACACGGCCGCAACATCAAAGCCGAAGAAGCGGATGAATACATCGGCGGATTGATGATCATGAACGACCTGAGTGCCCGCACGCTGCAGATGCAGGAAATGCTGCTCAACCTTGGTCCCGCAAAAGGAAAAGATTTCGCTACGACGGTTGGGCCGTGGCTGGTAACGCTGGACGAACTGGAAGAATTTGAAACGGCCGCAAAAGAAGGCCATGTTGGAAAAGCTTGGAATTTAAAAATGACCTGTACCGTGAACGGCGTGCAAGTAAGCGAAGGAAACTTGGGCGACATGGATTGGACTTTTGCTGAAATTATTGAACGAGCATCCTATGGTGTGGATCTTTATCCCGGCGACATCATCGGCAGCGGCACGGTGGGTACGGGTTGTTTTTTGGAACTCAACGGCACCGGAAAACTGAATGATGAGAACTACCAGGAGCAATGGTTGAAAGAGGGCGACGTAGTGGAACTGGAAATTGATGCCTTGGGGACGTTGAGCAATATCATCGTTGCCGAAGAAAGTGATTGGCGTATAATTTCTGAACCGTGA
- a CDS encoding response regulator: MVKRKILIAEDDADDQQFFTDFLQLRTDVVLLPIVENGEELLKALNNLSYENDLPHYIILDQNMPRKNGLQTLQTLKADERFSHIPVMIYSTFTDENLIQCGAESGACLVFPKPLSKAGYNEMLDALFATAG; encoded by the coding sequence ATGGTAAAGCGAAAAATTTTAATAGCCGAAGACGATGCGGATGACCAACAATTTTTTACCGATTTCTTGCAGTTGCGCACCGATGTGGTTTTGTTGCCCATCGTTGAAAACGGCGAGGAATTGCTAAAGGCCCTGAACAATCTTTCCTACGAAAATGACTTGCCCCACTACATAATACTTGATCAAAACATGCCGCGGAAAAATGGCTTGCAAACTTTGCAGACATTAAAGGCCGATGAACGTTTCTCGCACATTCCGGTAATGATTTACTCCACGTTCACCGATGAAAATCTTATTCAGTGCGGTGCCGAATCGGGCGCCTGCCTTGTGTTTCCGAAACCGCTTTCAAAAGCAGGATACAACGAAATGCTGGATGCGCTGTTTGCAACCGCTGGTTAA
- the purH gene encoding bifunctional phosphoribosylaminoimidazolecarboxamide formyltransferase/IMP cyclohydrolase: MNKKISAALISVFYKDGLEPVVRQLKEQGATIYSTGGTQKFIEDLGIDVIPVESLTTYPSILGGRVKTLHPSVFGGILGRRSNETDVREMQQYNIPTLDLVIVDLYPFEETLVQTKEEKLIIEKIDIGGPSMIRAAAKNFADVTVIASKDDYGKLVELLQTQSGEISLEQRKAFAAKAFKVVANYDVAINNYFNADEPLTVVGAGKETVLRYGENPHQTAVFYGDLNECFEQLHGKEISYNNLVDIDAAIELIKEFQSTTFAIIKHTNVCGIASREDVSDAWKHALAGDPESAFGGVLVCNREIDKATAEAINEIFFEVLLAPSYNDEALSILKTKKNRILLQLKNTVTTKNIYKNAVNGTLQQGKDAGNFDKWEEAGGRASDEREKEDLLFANLVCKHLKSNAIALVKNKQLVGKGCGQTSRIDALRHAVEKAKQFNFDLSGAVMASDAFFPFNDCVQLGHEAGITAFIQPGGSIRDKDSIEYCVANNLVMVMTGLRHFRH; this comes from the coding sequence ATGAACAAAAAAATTTCCGCTGCGCTGATTTCTGTTTTTTATAAAGACGGCCTTGAACCGGTTGTACGGCAACTGAAAGAACAAGGCGCAACGATCTACTCCACCGGCGGCACGCAAAAATTTATCGAAGACTTGGGCATTGACGTGATTCCGGTGGAAAGCCTCACAACGTATCCGTCCATTTTGGGCGGACGGGTAAAGACGCTGCACCCATCGGTGTTTGGCGGCATTCTCGGGCGGCGAAGCAACGAAACCGACGTGCGGGAAATGCAGCAGTACAACATTCCAACGCTTGATTTGGTGATCGTGGATTTGTATCCTTTTGAAGAAACACTGGTGCAAACCAAAGAGGAAAAATTAATCATTGAAAAGATAGACATTGGCGGCCCCTCGATGATTCGTGCGGCCGCGAAAAATTTTGCCGATGTGACGGTGATTGCATCGAAAGACGATTACGGCAAGCTCGTTGAATTGCTTCAAACACAAAGTGGCGAAATCAGCCTTGAGCAACGAAAAGCCTTTGCTGCAAAAGCGTTCAAAGTGGTAGCGAATTATGACGTTGCCATCAACAATTATTTCAACGCTGATGAACCGCTAACCGTTGTTGGCGCGGGAAAAGAAACGGTGCTTCGTTACGGCGAAAATCCGCACCAAACGGCCGTGTTTTACGGCGACTTGAACGAATGCTTCGAACAACTGCACGGCAAGGAAATTTCCTACAACAATTTGGTGGACATTGATGCGGCGATTGAATTAATCAAAGAGTTCCAAAGCACAACTTTCGCCATCATCAAACACACCAACGTGTGCGGCATTGCCAGCCGCGAAGACGTAAGCGATGCCTGGAAACACGCTTTGGCCGGCGACCCCGAAAGTGCTTTCGGTGGCGTTCTGGTTTGCAACCGCGAGATTGACAAAGCCACGGCAGAAGCCATCAACGAAATCTTTTTTGAAGTGTTGTTGGCTCCTTCTTATAACGACGAAGCGTTAAGCATTTTGAAGACAAAAAAGAACCGCATTTTGCTTCAACTTAAAAACACAGTTACAACAAAGAACATTTACAAGAATGCCGTGAACGGTACGTTGCAACAAGGCAAAGACGCCGGCAATTTTGATAAATGGGAAGAAGCGGGCGGACGTGCATCAGACGAAAGGGAAAAAGAAGATTTGCTCTTTGCCAACCTTGTGTGCAAGCACCTAAAAAGCAACGCCATTGCGCTGGTGAAAAACAAGCAACTGGTAGGCAAAGGTTGCGGACAAACCAGTCGCATTGATGCCTTGCGCCACGCGGTAGAGAAAGCAAAACAGTTCAACTTTGATTTAAGCGGCGCGGTAATGGCAAGCGATGCGTTTTTTCCCTTTAATGATTGCGTACAACTTGGCCACGAAGCCGGCATCACGGCTTTTATTCAGCCCGGTGGTTCTATCCGCGACAAAGACAGCATTGAATATTGCGTGGCGAATAATTTAGTGATGGTGATGACAGGGTTGAGGCATTTCAGGCATTAA